One window of Mycoplasma parvum str. Indiana genomic DNA carries:
- the ruvB gene encoding Holliday junction branch migration DNA helicase RuvB, with the protein MKLDISNLRPSNLNEFIGKPEIIKSLKIGIEVAKKLNKPLEHTLLYGPPGVGKTSLAHIIANEMKVNLKIVPSTNIQTLPDLIGVLNSLNDFDVLFIDEIHSLKLEYSEMLYSALEDNVLDLLIGKNYNSKTIRVNLPKFTLIAATTNLGALPKALEERFGYIFFIDCYSEEELITLIKRVLNLWRLNLNEEEITTIVSNSRGIPRNANRILRRVLDYKTINNKCEIQEIIKECGFVYMGLTESDIKYLVFLKNSLNFTSGIKSIVQGTNIDESTLIKKIEPYLVWKGYISKTNKGRILTEKGEKILSKYKKWKSRANN; encoded by the coding sequence CTAAAAAATTAAATAAGCCGTTGGAACATACTTTACTTTATGGCCCGCCGGGAGTAGGTAAAACTTCATTAGCTCACATAATAGCTAATGAAATGAAAGTTAATTTAAAAATTGTTCCTTCGACAAATATTCAAACTCTACCTGATTTAATAGGGGTTTTAAATTCATTAAATGATTTTGATGTTTTATTTATTGACGAAATACATAGTTTGAAATTGGAATATTCAGAAATGTTATATTCAGCTCTTGAAGATAATGTTTTGGATTTATTAATTGGTAAAAATTACAATTCTAAGACAATTAGAGTAAATTTGCCTAAATTCACTCTAATAGCAGCAACAACTAATTTAGGAGCTTTACCAAAAGCTCTAGAAGAAAGATTTGGATATATCTTTTTTATTGATTGTTATAGCGAAGAAGAATTAATTACTCTAATTAAAAGAGTTCTTAATTTATGGAGGCTAAATCTTAATGAAGAAGAAATAACAACAATTGTTTCTAATTCGAGGGGAATTCCTAGAAATGCTAATAGAATATTGCGAAGAGTTTTGGATTATAAAACTATTAATAATAAATGTGAAATTCAAGAAATTATTAAAGAATGCGGTTTTGTTTATATGGGTTTAACTGAAAGTGATATTAAATATTTAGTATTTTTAAAAAATAGTTTGAATTTCACTTCAGGAATTAAATCTATAGTTCAAGGAACTAATATAGATGAGTCTACTTTAATAAAGAAAATAGAACCTTATTTAGTTTGAAAAGGCTATATTTCTAAAACTAATAAAGGTAGGATTTTGACAGAAAAAGGAGAAAAAATATTGAGTAAATATAAAAAATGAAAAAGTAGAGCAAATAATTAG